Part of the Pan paniscus chromosome 3, NHGRI_mPanPan1-v2.0_pri, whole genome shotgun sequence genome is shown below.
cacctgtagtcccagctactggggaggctgaggtaggagaatggcgtgaaactgggagacggagcttgcagtgagccgagatcgcgccaccgcactccagcctgcagcctgggcaacagagtgagactccgtctcaaaaaaaaaaaaaaaaaaaatagcttttcatAAATGGACCTTAGACAATACTCTTGTCCCtcttgcaaaaaacaaacaaacaaacaaaaaaaacagtgtatTATGGAAATGTTTCCTTACAAGCCCTAGGACTTTTGCCATAAGGATGTTCTGTACCCACATGGCTTTACTTCTTGGCcccattcaaaaaagaaaattaactaaaGGTATTAATTAACCTCTGGTGAAATTGAGAGCCATAGAAAGAGGAAAGGGTTAGCCATCTGGTTTCCTACAATTAGGTTAATTTGTCACCAAATTTAGAGACCTTcgagtttggaaatattccaaCGGaagctgttttatttcctttctgttaAGCTTCACTGAGCAAGAGGAACCTCAGGCCCGCAGAATTAAATAAAAGCCCCTGTGTTCCACCAGCCCTGATCACTCACCTCTCTATTGGGCAGTCAACCACGAAACTCCATTCCCTTATTTCTGTTCTCCTCCTCTTTGTGACTTTAATACCAAAAGGTAAGATGGTGAATGATTGTAGAAGTCTATTGGGACGCCTAGACCGGAGGAGGTCTACTGAGATAATTATACTGTGGCCATCCTAACTCAGACCCCAATTCACAGCCTTAGGAATTCAGAAATCCAACATGTTTCTCTTCTTTGGTACTAATGAGGCCACAGTTGAGAAGCAAGACAAGGAGTTCTTTCAACAGAAAATGGGGGTTCAAGAGCTCGATAATTAGGAAATGGGGCCGAAATAGAGTTAGGGGTATAGAAGCTTTGATATGTGATTTAAAGGTTAGTAAATAAAGCAAACAGCTGTCATCAAGGCTTCACTCTCCAAAAAGGAGAGTGAAGATGATAGTTCTTGGTTCGAACTCGGTAGTGGATGGAAGTGATGTTGAGTCTATTGGTGAGTAATATTTGTGAAGGGTAGCAGTTAGGCAAATAAGATAGAGTTCAACAAGAAAATTTTACATCTACTTATAAAAGACCAATAGAAATTGGGGAGCAAGGGAATTTGGAAAAGAATAAACAGTGGCATGAAGCTTTAATGGCAAAATTTTAAGTATAAGACAAACAGTACAGAAAACACTTCAAGACTCGTAGTTGCATCCTCAGGGTCCATGATTCAgaaatttaaatatcaaaatgtagaatCAAACCGAAAAGGGAATAAAGAATCATACATCTTCAGGGTGTTTCATCCAGATCCTGATAAGATACGATAAAATTATTATCTCCACTCTTAATAGTGGGATGTTCACATCCCCCAAAATAAAGTGTGTGGTCAATGAGCAAAGATCTCTTCCTCCCTTTATctctgagattattttttaaataatttcaacttataTTGTAGATTcagggtgtacatgtgcaggtttgttatgttgGTATATTTTGTGATGTGAGGTTTGGGGCATGATGGTAATCCCATCattcaggtagtgagcatagtaccaaatagtttttcaatccctgttttcctccctccccactctagtAGTCTCCAAtgtcccatctttatgtccatgagtatccaatgtttagctcccacttataagtgagaacatgcagtatttggttttctatttctgcattaatttgcagTCCTCCAGATCATCCACGTTgctacaaaggatatgattttgttcttttttatggcttcatagtattccatggtctatatgtaccatattttctttatccagtccaccattaatgagcacctgggttgattttttgtctttactattgtgagtaGTTCTGTgatgaacataggagtgcaggtatGTTTTGggtagaattattttttttcttttggacgatatacccagtaatggaattgctgggtggaatggtagctctgttttaagttctttgagaaatcttcagactgctttccacagtggctgaactaatttacattcccaccaacagtgtataagcactccttttctccacagcttcatctgcatttctgttattttttgactttttaataatagccattctcactGGTGTAAGATagttctcattgtggttttgatttgtatttctctagtgactagtgatgttgagctatttttcatgtttgctggctgcttctatgtcttcttttgagaagagtctgttcatgtttttcatgtcttttccccactttatttgttttttgcttgttgatttaaattccctgtagattccagatattaaatttttgtcagatgcatagttagcaaatattttctcccattctgttgttttctgtttaccctgttaatagtttctttttctctgcagaagctctttagtttaattcagcTCTGcttgtcaacttttgtttttgttgcaattgcttttgagtaCCTAGTCATAAATTATTCCCCAAGGCCAATATCTAGAATGgtgtttcttaggttttcttctgggagtcttatagtttgaggccttacatttaaatatttaatccatcatgagttaattttttgtatatggtgaaagataggcatccagttttattcttctgcttatggctggccagctatcccagcaccatttattgaacagggagtccttttcccgttgcttatttttgtcaactgtgtcaaagagcagatggttataaatgtgcagctttatttctgggttctcttttctgttccagtgGTTCATGTGCCTGCTTTTGTACCAGTCCCATGccattttagttactgtagccttacagtataatttgaagtcaagtaggaTGATGCCTCCAgtgttgttctttttgcttaggattattttgtttgtctgagttcttttatggtttcatatgaattttagaatagtttttttctattctgtgaaaaatgtcattggtagtttgataggaatagcactgaatctataaattgctttgggcagtatggccattttcacaatattcattcttccaatCCACAGCagggaatatttttctatttgtgtcatctgtgatttctttcagtagtgatTTTTAGTGTCACTTGTAGCGATGTTTcaactccttggttaaatttattcatgggtatttattttcttgtgtggCTATTggaaatgggattgcattcttgacttGGCTCTCGggttgaacattattggtgtatagaaaggCTACTGATCTTGTACATTGATGttgcatcctgaaactttactaaagttgTCTATCAGGTCCAGGAGGCTTTCAAATAATCTTTAGGGTTTCTTAAGTGTAGAATAATATCATCAATAAAACGAGgtaatttgatttcttcttttccgatttggatgccttttatttcaaaatgctgATTGCTCTGCCTCgtatttccagtactatgttgattaggatggtgagagagggcactcttgttttgttccagttctgagattcttttaaGTGCAATCAAAGCTACTCAATTGTTTGATCTTTACCTAATCTGTGGACATGTTGAGATCCACCTCACATATGATTGCCTCCTTGTGAAGGAGCTTATGCAATTctcatttggttctcagctttggTCAGAAGATACAATTGAGGTCAGACACACTTGTAGTGACATGTGATATGAAATTATATGATGgtaataatttcaaattaaaataaaatttagtggcaattgtttttattttagataataaaACCCATGTACAGATAAAGATTGTGATTTTACTCAGATCACATAGGTAGTAGCAACATTGCAGCTAGAAGCAAATCTCTTTAATCTGGGTCAATGTGGTTTTTAATCAACCCATAGGTGTAGATATGCATACAAAAATGATAACTCTGATTTCTGCCAAACTTTTTTCTCAAAATCTTCTAATTATATATTGAGGAAACTAAGGAGGTTTTCTGCTATATATGAcaaaatggatgaacctggaggacattatgctaaatgaaataagccagtcacagaagacaaatactgcatgattgcaCTTATACGAGGtacctaaaatagtcaaactcatggaaacaggtagcagaatggtggtttccagggactggggagggaggaggaaatagGGAGTTGCTATTTAATGAGtaaaagttttcagttttattagaTGAATAAGCTCTAAATATCAACTGTACAATATTATATCTATAGCACTTAAAAATTTCTTAAGAAGGTAGATCTCACTTTAAGTGTTATtagcacaataaaataaaagatgaagaacAAGAGGTTATTTGAGGTTGAAAGCTGAGTTAATCTCCCCACAAATATGACAAGAATCCTTCAGAGGCCTGCCTTTCAAGCCGTGACATCTTCCTGCAGGAATAGAAATATCAGCCCTTCTTTGCTCCTTCCAAATCAGTTATACTAGGAAGAAGCATTAAATGAACGTCCTATAATTCTGCACAGGAGGGAATCACTTTTGAATAGCCAGGTTTCCTGTGATCAGAGGATATTAAAACCATACATAAAGGTCAAAATACCTTAGTTTTGCATATTGAGATGTTCTTGGACACATTATGAAGTGGGACCCAGAACACTCAGGTCGAAAATTTGGAATTTCATTATCAGTTTTGTATGGTCTCTTAGTAATGAATAGTTAATTGCTGAGCTGTCTATACAATTTAATATTACTGCACTCCAAAAATTCTGATCTTAATTTCTACTGTGACTGTTGGGTATGTGGAATTTATCAGCTGTCTGGAAGCATTCTgataatcttaaatattttataactccTATATAACTTTTAtctgataaaatttattttaagaaaaattgagTGGCTAGATCATGAAGAGTTTTGTTAAAGACATTTTTACACCAAAAAAATCCAATTTagtaaaaaaagttattttcgtgaaaaaatttctccaaagaaactACATAATCTGAAATATTAGTTTATCAGCTTAATGTCTGATGAATATTAAGTTATAGCTACTTgaatatgtgtttttatatatccTTATATTTATTCCAAGAAGAATCCATGGTATCTTATAAAAAATTGGAATAGCTCATATAGATTTacatgtacacacaaacatacatataaatgCTGCGAATATGAGTCTAAAGAGGTTAGAATGGCATAAATCTTGAATTGCTGCATTAGCTCTCTgagaattaagaaaattatagcaTTCTTCTTACACTGACTGTGGAGAATAACATAATATCTAAATACACGACATTGGACAGGAGCAGAAGACAGCTTGAACTCACAttatgtagagaaaaggaaactgcaCTTCTATTTTTTGATTGATAAAGTTCCAGGAAGAGCCTGTTCCATTTAAATCCTCTACATCACtcaaaaaagaacttaaaagttACTGACTCAATGAGTTCTAATGCTAAGAAAGTTATATCCTTTTAGAAAGTAGATGAATGTGCTATTAAGGGTCTTTTCCAGTGTGATTCTAAGTACTTCTCACTGCATCCACAGAAATTAATGTTGTGATATAATATGAAGTGAACAtctaaattgtttctttttccaaAGGCACTTATTAAATATGCATCCTTTCCTCAACTGCCATGTGATATAACCATTATAACATATTAATGTCAAATAAATTCTAAAGTGTATTAGAGAGTGCCTCTCTTCTTTTgctctatatgtatatacttcTGTCAATAAGtctgaaaataaatgtgaatatctgggaagaaatttccttccTCATGAATGAGGAATATGAATCTGAATATGAATTAAGTAATTTAATCTTATCTTTTTGAATTAAACTAGTGCCCTTGGCATGACGATATGTCACAGTCATTGGTAAAAAGGGAGATTATAACTCTTTGGCTTCAAGCTCAAAGCATACCTCCTTAAATTAAGCTTCCCATGTAGCAAGAAGCACATCACTGGTAGGATGAATTGTTCCACTCCTTTTGAGTGAAGCAAGGGACATCTCCCAAATAGAGGAATTGGCACTGTCTTAGGCTACATGCTGTGTCAGTAGGCTGAACTTTACAGTATAGTGAGTTACGCATCCTACTGAGAGGAAGTTCACTCTTTTGGCTTCAGCTGAAGATTCACATTCCACCTCATTTTGCATGGGATGCCTCTAAGTTCACATTCATAGGCCTCCTTGATGCCATACTCTGCCTCTTACCATATCTTTCCCAGTACTAATAACCCCCGATTTTAGcttcatttaaaaagtcagacAGTGTTGCCAGATGTTAAATGTATGGATGAAGTTATCAGGGAAAAGACCAACAGCTAGCAACAGGTCTGCTATGCTTCTCAGCATGAAGCCTGTGTTCTGTGTAGACAATGCAGTTGAACCAGCGCCTTCCACAACTGGCTGGGGAGACTTCAGGTCTCTCTCTGAAAGGCAGCCACTTTCTCTTCCACAATAGTCttggaaaaaagagagaatattacAAGATATTACCAAACTCCCCCATCATGATATTCTCTTGCTGCACAGAAACCCTGAGTTTATGAACTGCTAGTCTGATAGTAGAGTATAATACCAGACTGCACTAGGTTGAAGCTTCTAACAAGAGTGGAAGACAATCTTGCATAGGTTATGAGCACTCAGTTCCAAAAGGCTGCATTGTTTTTTCTGGCTATGGATCTATTTCTACAGAGTAGAGAAACAATAACGATAGCCTCgtttaaatacaaaacaataacaaacaacaacaaaaagattgaGAGCTGAAAAGACCACCAAACTGTTACTCATCTACAGAAGCAAAGAAGCCAGAGGTAGTATATTAGAggacagtaaaaacaaaataagatccAGGTGTGTTAACAGGATGGTTCAGGAACTAATGTCTGTTAATGAACATCAGCAAAAGTGTTTTTCTTATATAACATCTGCAGTGATATACAGTAGGAAAAATATACTATGGTTGTGCTGAGAAGGCAAGAGAAAGGATAGTAAGCATAGAGAAAACTACTGAATTAGAGCACACCCTTAGCCATATGCTTCTCAACAACCAGATGAATTAAGAGAACATGTGGATACACTTAAGGGAAAATACCTTTTAGCTCTGTGAGTAATTCTCTCcaggtgtctgtctgtctgtctaactatctatctatctatctatctatctatccctcCATCTATCTATGAGGTATTGAGCAACATAGGAAAGGTATTTCTTACATAGTCCTGAAATGAGGAAATTAGTTTAGATAAAATCTCAAGGATTGATAGGCTTTCTATGAAAGGAGATGAAGATATGAACATGAACCATTTGATAGGGATGATGTATGCACAGATGGGAATTTGGAGGGACACATACTTCCTTTGAAACTGCTTCTTAGTGGTGGCATTGTTGGTGTTTGGTGCAAGACAATTCCTTAGGTGAAAAATTTAGCAATACTGTGCTATCTGCTAAATACCAAAGACACCTTccctaggcatggtggcaagaaCAAATTGTCCCACACATTTCAAAATGTACACGCTAGGGGATGACAATCCCTCTAAAGGATTTTAGAAATTGGCCTATTTCCTCCAAGGTGTATATAATCTACAATCTTAGCTCCCTTCCCATAAAAAGGCACTATTTCTCTCTACGGGTCTGATCCTTTCATATagacaatgttttctttcttatccCAAAGTCATTCTTCTGGGtgtttattgttttatgtatattttcaatAGTGAATTATGATGTTCTTAAATCTCTTCCTGTGTAGGAAAGACTGGCGTTATTCCAGGACAAAAACAGTGTATTGCTTTGAAAGGGGTGTGCAGAGACAAACTATGCAGCACACTAGATGATACCATTGGTATatgtaatgaaggaaaaaaatgttgtagAAGGTGGTGGATACTTGAGCCCTATCCAACTCCGGTTCCCAAAGGAAAATTTCCTTAGCTGGGAGCAAACGTTAAGCCCTTTGAACTCTAGAATGGATGGATAAGTTTTGCAGACTGCTGTTTAATCCAATGTCTTATTCTTCCTTGACTGG
Proteins encoded:
- the LOC129397673 gene encoding beta-defensin 130B-like, with product MVCPELLIPASGFMVWLASEVKLQTFAVSVTALKSGVDQKSTTKLHSLISVLLLFVTLIPKGKTGVIPGQKQCIALKGVCRDKLCSTLDDTIGICNEGKKCCRRWWILEPYPTPVPKGKFP